A single Pseudoxanthomonas sp. DNA region contains:
- a CDS encoding AAA family ATPase, with protein sequence MNELQDLTALIRANTPLIVIETQDEGRVVDLFRQALGQVWRALFRWSITEGLRRLDMDREDDAVGPPDASAALQAIRQAEQRGIYLLLDFHPYLGYASSQRQLRDILQRRHSLPHVVVLVGAKIELPAELEALAVRFNPRLPDGPTLLKMVREEAEHYAREHGGRRVEADGEAVKQIVRNLQGLSLVDARRIARQLIFADGALTASDLPALNKLKFELLNRSGHLHYEYDTAKFADVAGASRLKRWIEQRRAVFVAGNPPPGLDLPKGVLLLGVQGCGKSMLAKATAAGFGVPLLRLDFGTLYDKYHGETEKNLRAALASAEQLAPCVLWIDEIEKGLASGGDEDGGVSRRVLGYLLTWMAERKAGATSGQVFLVATANQVQDLPPELLRKGRFDEIFFVDLPSPEARVDVLRVHLSRRALDPDAFNLPALAAAANGFSGAELEQAIVSALYAAHAEQKPLDTDLVMHEIRSTRPLSVLMAEQVQALREWARERTVPAD encoded by the coding sequence ATGAACGAGCTGCAGGACCTCACCGCGCTGATCCGCGCCAATACCCCGCTGATCGTCATCGAGACCCAGGACGAGGGCCGGGTGGTGGACCTGTTCCGGCAGGCGCTGGGCCAGGTGTGGCGGGCGCTGTTCCGCTGGAGCATCACCGAGGGCCTGCGCCGGCTGGACATGGACCGCGAGGACGACGCCGTCGGGCCGCCCGACGCCAGCGCCGCCCTGCAGGCCATCAGGCAGGCCGAGCAGCGCGGCATCTACCTGCTGCTCGATTTCCATCCCTACCTGGGCTACGCCAGCAGCCAGCGCCAGCTCCGCGACATCCTGCAGCGGCGCCACAGCCTGCCGCACGTGGTGGTGCTGGTCGGCGCGAAGATCGAACTGCCGGCCGAACTCGAAGCGCTGGCGGTGCGCTTCAACCCGCGCCTGCCCGACGGCCCCACGCTGCTGAAGATGGTGCGCGAGGAAGCCGAGCACTACGCCCGCGAACACGGCGGCCGTCGCGTGGAGGCCGATGGCGAGGCGGTCAAGCAGATCGTGCGCAACCTGCAGGGCCTGAGCCTGGTCGACGCGCGCCGCATCGCCCGCCAGCTGATCTTCGCCGACGGCGCCCTGACCGCCAGCGACCTGCCGGCGCTGAACAAGCTGAAGTTCGAGCTGCTCAACCGCAGCGGCCACCTGCATTACGAATACGACACCGCCAAGTTCGCCGACGTCGCCGGCGCCTCACGCCTCAAGCGCTGGATCGAACAGCGCCGCGCGGTGTTCGTCGCCGGCAATCCGCCGCCGGGCCTGGACCTGCCCAAGGGCGTGCTGCTGCTCGGCGTGCAGGGCTGCGGCAAATCGATGCTGGCCAAGGCCACCGCCGCCGGCTTCGGCGTGCCGCTGCTGCGCCTGGACTTCGGCACGCTGTACGACAAGTACCACGGCGAGACCGAAAAGAACCTGCGCGCCGCACTGGCTTCCGCAGAACAGCTGGCGCCGTGCGTGCTGTGGATCGACGAGATCGAGAAGGGCCTGGCCAGCGGCGGCGACGAGGACGGCGGCGTCTCGCGCCGCGTGCTCGGTTACCTGCTGACGTGGATGGCCGAACGCAAGGCCGGCGCCACCAGCGGTCAGGTCTTCCTCGTCGCCACCGCCAACCAGGTGCAGGACCTGCCGCCGGAACTGCTGCGCAAGGGCCGCTTCGACGAGATCTTCTTCGTCGACCTGCCCTCGCCGGAGGCGCGCGTCGACGTGCTGCGCGTGCACCTGTCGCGTCGTGCGCTGGACCCGGACGCCTTCAACCTGCCGGCACTGGCCGCCGCGGCCAACGGCTTCTCCGGCGCCGAACTGGAACAGGCCATCGTCTCCGCCCTGTACGCCGCGCATGCCGAACAGAAGCCCCTCGACACCGACCTGGTCATGCACGAGATCCGCAGCACCCGCCCCCTGTCCGTGCTGATGGCCGAACAAGTGCAGGCCCTGCGCGAATGGGCGCGCGAGCGCACCGTGCCCGCCGACTGA
- a CDS encoding nucleotide pyrophosphohydrolase produces MGATEPASNPKDLGRQGGQVDFSDLEKAALQLNALYEQLETLRYGRVWTTQELALGFVGDVGDLAKLIQAEAGVRTIDDHKAKLGHELSDCLWSILVLANKCGIDLEAEFVRNTREIAAHVAGELEGHTSTG; encoded by the coding sequence ATGGGCGCTACCGAACCAGCAAGCAACCCGAAAGACTTGGGGCGACAAGGGGGACAGGTGGACTTCAGCGATCTCGAAAAAGCGGCACTCCAGTTGAACGCGCTGTACGAGCAGCTCGAGACCCTGCGGTATGGCCGTGTATGGACGACGCAGGAACTTGCGCTGGGCTTCGTGGGGGATGTGGGCGATCTGGCGAAGCTCATCCAGGCCGAGGCGGGCGTCCGGACCATCGACGACCACAAGGCGAAGCTCGGCCATGAACTGTCGGACTGCCTGTGGTCGATTCTGGTCCTTGCCAATAAATGCGGCATCGACCTGGAGGCGGAGTTCGTCAGGAATACCCGGGAGATCGCCGCGCATGTGGCGGGCGAGCTGGAAGGCCATACCAGCACCGGCTGA
- a CDS encoding ABC transporter ATP-binding protein yields MIELQGVQRHYAMSGQTVRALAGVDLHIGQGEFVAITGASGSGKSSLLNILGCLDHPSSGTYRFEGRDVASFDDEASSDLRNRRIGFVFQSFHLLPRLTVLENVLLPLRFHRQPPPGTHERALALLDRVGLAERRDHRPSELSGGQMQRAAIARALLLQPALLLADEPTGNLDSKSAADVLALIDEVHAGGQTVVLVTHDHDIAAHAPRQVKLRDGKVESDALQ; encoded by the coding sequence ATGATCGAGTTGCAGGGCGTACAGCGGCACTACGCCATGAGTGGACAGACGGTGCGGGCCCTGGCCGGGGTGGACCTGCACATCGGGCAGGGCGAATTCGTCGCCATCACCGGCGCCTCGGGTTCGGGCAAGTCCAGCCTGCTGAACATCCTGGGCTGCCTGGACCACCCCAGCAGCGGCACCTACCGGTTCGAGGGCCGCGACGTGGCCAGCTTCGACGACGAGGCCAGCAGCGACCTGCGCAACCGCCGCATCGGCTTCGTGTTCCAGAGCTTCCACCTGCTGCCGCGGCTGACCGTGCTGGAGAACGTGCTGCTGCCGCTGCGCTTCCACCGGCAGCCGCCGCCGGGCACGCACGAGCGCGCGCTCGCCCTGCTCGACCGCGTCGGCCTGGCCGAGCGCCGCGACCACCGCCCCAGCGAACTCTCCGGCGGGCAGATGCAGCGCGCCGCCATCGCCCGCGCCCTGCTGCTGCAACCGGCCCTGCTGCTGGCCGACGAGCCCACCGGCAACCTCGACTCGAAGAGCGCCGCCGACGTGCTGGCGCTGATCGACGAAGTGCATGCCGGTGGCCAGACCGTGGTGCTGGTGACCCACGACCACGACATCGCCGCGCACGCGCCGCGCCAGGTGAAGCTGCGCGACGGCAAGGTGGAATCCGATGCGCTGCAGTAA
- a CDS encoding HlyD family secretion protein, which produces MRCSKSVLIAVALAAAPAHAVVLTGEVRAIDAQQILTPQSNSAPVVIRYYVPEGERVKKGDVVLRIDPGQSASRIPDLEAQIEQGRAKDAKDVAELQVKAVQAEMALVEAEAELAAAKLDATIPRDLISGLDYDRHQGELDRTTREVALKRKDLAAANAAVQRRIQDGRLQIEKLVLQRDYHAALVRTSEVIADRDGVVVHGFNNNWIGGRIDEGSSTMPGSKAGEVVSSGRMNVRAWALEPDRRGLAVGQPVTLAFDAVPGRKLGGRIAFISGAPERRPEWGEGRYFTLDITLDAHTLALMPGMSVRVIATPAQAPAGQGKAP; this is translated from the coding sequence ATGCGCTGCAGTAAGTCCGTCCTGATCGCCGTGGCCCTGGCCGCCGCTCCCGCGCACGCGGTGGTGCTGACCGGCGAAGTGCGCGCGATCGACGCGCAGCAGATCCTCACCCCGCAGTCGAACAGCGCGCCGGTGGTGATCCGCTACTACGTGCCCGAAGGCGAGCGGGTGAAGAAGGGCGACGTGGTGCTGCGCATCGACCCCGGCCAGTCCGCCAGCCGCATTCCCGACCTGGAGGCGCAGATCGAACAGGGCCGCGCCAAGGACGCCAAGGACGTGGCCGAACTGCAGGTCAAGGCGGTGCAGGCCGAGATGGCGCTGGTGGAAGCCGAAGCGGAGCTGGCCGCCGCCAAACTGGACGCCACCATTCCGCGCGACCTGATCTCCGGCCTGGACTACGACCGCCACCAGGGCGAACTGGACCGCACCACCCGCGAGGTCGCGCTGAAGCGCAAGGACCTGGCTGCCGCCAACGCCGCCGTGCAGCGGCGCATCCAGGACGGCCGCCTGCAGATCGAGAAACTGGTGCTGCAGCGCGACTACCACGCCGCCCTCGTGCGTACGTCGGAAGTGATCGCCGACCGCGATGGCGTGGTCGTGCACGGCTTCAACAACAACTGGATCGGCGGCCGCATCGACGAAGGCTCCTCCACCATGCCCGGCAGCAAGGCCGGCGAAGTGGTCAGCAGCGGCCGCATGAACGTGCGCGCCTGGGCGCTGGAACCGGACCGCCGCGGCCTGGCCGTCGGCCAGCCGGTGACGCTGGCGTTCGATGCGGTGCCGGGGCGCAAGCTGGGTGGCCGCATCGCCTTCATCTCCGGCGCGCCCGAGCGGCGCCCGGAATGGGGCGAGGGCCGCTACTTCACCCTCGACATCACCCTCGACGCGCACACGCTGGCGTTGATGCCGGGCATGAGCGTGCGCGTGATCGCGACCCCGGCGCAGGCGCCGGCCGGCCAGGGGAAGGCGCCATGA
- a CDS encoding HlyD family secretion protein, producing the protein MNARACMLSLALLAALPVAHAATLRVDGEVYAQRSVQLVPPAVDRLWQFNLTQLAPDGSTVKKGDIVVAFDTNELVRQLAEKQSLLQEKKRELENLTLDVAERERSQRLATAEAEAERDKAARKTQQPRELIAALDYDKLVEDRRRTERLAVLAQQAERAAAEQRRQELRLVTAELQQAQADVTRLQTSIAALTLPAPRDGVIMHKSNWNGEKFDVGSQVWRGQTVAEIPDPATLAVRAQLPERDLQRVKEGVRARIVVEGGGGSAYHGKVAGIGRAVRSKSQVQPVPVLDLEIRLDDAKAKLRPGQAVRVELTVPDIAGGAK; encoded by the coding sequence ATGAACGCGCGTGCCTGCATGCTTTCACTGGCGCTGCTGGCGGCCCTGCCGGTGGCGCACGCCGCCACCCTGCGCGTGGACGGCGAGGTGTACGCACAGCGCAGCGTGCAGCTGGTGCCGCCGGCGGTGGACCGCCTGTGGCAGTTCAACCTGACCCAACTGGCGCCCGACGGCAGCACGGTGAAGAAGGGCGACATCGTGGTCGCCTTCGACACCAACGAACTGGTGCGCCAGCTGGCCGAGAAGCAGAGCCTGCTGCAGGAAAAGAAGCGCGAGCTGGAAAACCTGACCCTGGACGTGGCCGAACGCGAACGCAGCCAGCGCCTGGCCACCGCCGAGGCCGAGGCCGAGCGCGACAAGGCCGCCCGCAAGACCCAGCAGCCGCGCGAGCTGATCGCCGCGCTGGACTACGACAAGCTGGTGGAGGACCGCCGCCGGACCGAGCGCCTGGCCGTGCTGGCGCAGCAGGCCGAGCGCGCCGCCGCCGAACAGCGCCGGCAGGAACTGCGCCTGGTGACCGCGGAACTGCAACAGGCGCAGGCCGACGTCACCCGCCTGCAGACCTCGATCGCCGCGCTCACCCTGCCTGCGCCGCGCGACGGCGTGATCATGCACAAGAGCAACTGGAACGGCGAGAAGTTCGACGTCGGCTCGCAGGTCTGGCGCGGCCAGACCGTGGCCGAGATCCCGGACCCCGCCACCCTCGCCGTGCGCGCGCAGCTGCCCGAGCGCGACCTGCAACGGGTCAAGGAAGGCGTGCGCGCACGCATCGTGGTGGAAGGCGGTGGCGGCAGCGCGTACCACGGCAAGGTGGCCGGCATCGGCCGCGCGGTGCGCAGCAAGTCGCAGGTGCAGCCGGTGCCCGTGCTCGACCTGGAGATCCGGCTGGACGATGCGAAAGCCAAGCTGCGTCCCGGCCAGGCGGTGCGCGTGGAGCTGACCGTGCCCGACATCGCCGGAGGTGCGAAATGA
- a CDS encoding ABC transporter permease has product MTGLFNRLPTVWREAVEELWRRRLRTLLTLLGMIFGVGAIVAMQAVGEGSRREALRLVEGLGLHNLIAEAKAQDEDTLKETRERSLGLTVADADAALSVVPGAERHAAEKQVRTHTVFSDTGRSDAQASGVSAHWFELSSLKIAQGRAFTADDEAALAAVAVLGHQAAADLFPKGDAVGGLVKVNHVWLEVIGVLADRDLGQDDFEGVQLGSESNRIYAPLASVRARFRFQPQEDEVDRFLLRLDDPQRLAAGAGVLAAVLDQRHAGMADYQLIVPQQLFQQHQQTQRIFQIVMGAIAGVSLLVGGIGIMNIMLANVLERRREIGLLRALGARRRDVIAQFLREATVICIAGAGLGLLFGGVLAYLIATFAGWQVAWAPLPILLSAGFCAVVGLGFGVYPARQAAQLDPIAALRHD; this is encoded by the coding sequence ATGACCGGCCTGTTCAACCGCCTGCCCACGGTCTGGCGCGAAGCGGTGGAGGAACTGTGGCGGCGCCGCCTGCGCACGCTGCTGACGCTGCTGGGCATGATCTTCGGCGTGGGCGCGATCGTGGCGATGCAGGCGGTGGGCGAAGGCAGCCGGCGCGAAGCGCTGCGACTGGTCGAAGGCCTGGGCCTGCACAACCTGATCGCCGAGGCCAAGGCGCAGGACGAGGACACGCTGAAGGAAACCCGCGAGCGCAGCCTGGGCCTGACCGTCGCCGATGCGGATGCGGCGTTGAGCGTGGTGCCCGGCGCGGAACGCCACGCCGCCGAGAAACAGGTGCGCACGCACACGGTGTTCAGCGATACCGGCCGCAGCGACGCGCAGGCCAGCGGCGTCAGCGCCCACTGGTTCGAGCTGTCCTCGCTGAAGATCGCCCAGGGTCGCGCGTTCACCGCCGACGATGAAGCCGCATTGGCGGCGGTGGCGGTGCTGGGCCACCAGGCGGCGGCCGACCTGTTCCCGAAAGGCGATGCGGTGGGCGGATTGGTCAAGGTCAATCATGTCTGGCTGGAAGTGATCGGCGTGCTGGCCGACCGCGACCTGGGCCAGGACGATTTCGAGGGCGTGCAGCTGGGTTCGGAAAGCAACCGCATCTACGCGCCGCTGGCCAGCGTGCGCGCGCGTTTCCGCTTCCAGCCGCAGGAAGACGAGGTGGACCGTTTCCTGCTGCGCCTCGACGATCCGCAGCGGCTGGCCGCCGGAGCCGGCGTGCTGGCGGCGGTGCTCGACCAGCGCCACGCCGGCATGGCGGACTACCAGTTGATCGTGCCGCAGCAGCTGTTCCAGCAGCATCAGCAGACGCAGCGCATCTTCCAGATCGTGATGGGCGCGATCGCCGGCGTCAGCCTGCTGGTCGGCGGCATCGGCATCATGAACATCATGCTGGCCAACGTGCTGGAGCGGCGCCGCGAGATCGGCCTGCTGCGTGCGCTCGGCGCGCGGCGGCGGGACGTGATCGCGCAGTTCCTGCGCGAGGCCACGGTCATCTGCATCGCCGGCGCGGGACTGGGACTGCTGTTCGGCGGCGTGCTGGCCTATCTGATCGCCACCTTCGCCGGCTGGCAGGTCGCGTGGGCGCCGCTGCCGATCCTGCTGTCGGCCGGCTTCTGCGCCGTGGTCGGCCTGGGCTTCGGCGTGTACCCCGCACGGCAGGCCGCGCAACTGGACCCGATCGCGGCGTTGCGGCATGACTGA